In Molothrus ater isolate BHLD 08-10-18 breed brown headed cowbird chromosome 26, BPBGC_Mater_1.1, whole genome shotgun sequence, the DNA window AGCCTTTGCATGGGCAGAGACACTcatggccctgcacagggcaccccaaaatggagctgctgccctggggctgctggttCACACGGGCTCCTTCGGGTTGGCTTAATCAGAGCTTGGCCCTGAGCCTTCCTTGGCTGGCCCTGTCAGGGGGTGACACCGTCCTGGGCAGGCCCAGCACCCCCTTGCTTTGCTCGTCCCAGTCTCTTTTAGAGGGTTTGTGGGACAGAGACCCCACTGATGCTCCGGAGGGAGTGGGtgcagccccactgcagcccctgcaggtgtttccagcccctgctcctcctgccttagtggcagccacagctcccgGCCACCATGTCATCGTACTGCTTGAGGACCACATTCTCGTCATCGTCGAAGTAGAGGAGGTTGATGGAGAAGAGCTTGTcgggcacacagcaggggctgctgacGCCCTCACTCAGCTTCAGGGCATTGATGATGGACTGCACTGTGGCATGGTTGGTCGGCCGCATGTTCTCGcccagagggaaggggcaggagccTTTGCAGTGGAAGGCGTTGTAGCCCCGTGGTGAGATGATCCAGCCAGACCAGCCAATCTCCTCAAAGTCCACGGACAAGGGAtgcctctggcagggctggagccggCCCAGCGAGCGTGTACTGCGTGATCTGCCCAGCTGGGGCACCGGCATCTTGGCAGGGAGATCGGGAGCCTGAGGCGTTAAATCTGTAAGAAAGGAGCATCCGATGTCATTGGCCACTGCGTGAGCCTGGGTGGAGGGAAAAGATACTGCAGGCCCCTCAGCCACCCCTCCCCACAGGTTTTGTCTGCAACCCTCTGGTCACAGCCTGTCACCAGCCCagacagagccagcaggagGTGGCAGCCTCAGCCTCACGGCCAAACTCAAATCCAGCTTCACATTTGCAAGCAGGCAACACCCCTGAGCAGGATACACCAGAAAGGAAAGAGCCTCTCCTaacagcagggaaggaggttTGGATTTGAGGAGCCCACATGTGTGAACACCTCCTGAGAAGGGATGTTGGCACCAAGGGAGTCGTGCCAGGCGTGTGGGACCCACCTGGGAAGCCGGCTGTGGGCAGCGACGCTCCGCGGCGCCCATCGTCCGTGAAAAGCACCAACATGGGCTTCTTGCTCTCGTGGTGGCCCCGGCCAGATGCAAACTGCAGCGGTGGGGGGTCAAGTGGGCCCCCCCCCAGGCTCTGGACTGTCACCAGCAAACCCTGGTTGCTGCTTTCATCTTCGGTCCAGTCGCGAACCTGGGGAGCCAAACCAGTGTCACCATGGACCGGGACAGGCACTGCGCCGGTGTTCCCACAGGCAGgtcccaggccagcagcaggacataGTGAACCGGGACCCCTTGAGGCCACACTCTGTGTGCCATGGGAAGGGATTGCTCTGGGGCTGCAACACAGGGGACACTGTGGCAggagccagcaccagcacaccCTGCTGAGCAGTGAGACAAGTTCAGGGAAGGATGAAGCAGCCCCGGGGCTCTTGGCAGGACTATTTCCTCCCCCTCCCAGAGGATGTATCCCCCATATCACTGCAGAGACTGCAGACAGGAACTACACTGGAGCCTGAAAGgtgaaaacagaggaaaagtgACTCACAGCTGGCGTGATGGCAAAGACCTCCCAGCCCGAGGTTTGCAGTGAGACAAGCcgtgctgccagcagcttctTCCCTCCAGGGGTGTCTGGCTTGTCTTTCTCCAGCACCTGGTACACGTTGACCTGGGAAAGGCAAAGGTGGTCACCCCGGTGTATTCTGCCTGAGGGGTTGACCCTGGACAGAAGCGTGGCGGGAGATGGGGAGTTGTAAGCATGATTTGTAACAACCTTGGTGTGCCTTTGCTGATGTTTGCACAAGCCAGAAGGATATTTAAGAACCTGCCACAGTTAAATCATCGTGATTATCTGTGAAACATTTGTTCAAGTGATCCTAGAGCCAGGCTGTGTTCCCACTGCAGGCAAGTGACCACAGTGTGCCAGTggcacccctgggcacagggtgggaaatagctccattcctgtccccatctccatctccattcCTGTCCctatctccatctccatccctgtccccatccccatccccacctggtccccatccctctcctcaCCTGGCAGAAGTGGTGTCGTTTGGGCCCCTCTGTGACCCTCGGCCAGAGGCGGAAGAGGTGCAGCTCTGCCGTCAGGATCTTCTCGTTCTTGGCCACGCTGGAGAGGACGAACAGGAACCGCATCTCCTCGCTGTGAGCTGGAAAGAAGGATGTGCTGAGGAGAGGAGAACCAGGGGCGGCACCGCCACCGGCCGCGTTCAGCCCCTCCCCACAGACGCATCCCGGCACCAGGGGGACGACCCCCGTCCTTACTTTTCTCCAGGAAGCTGCGGACGGTGTTGCCCTCCAGGATGTCAGGGTTCTTGGTGACACCATCCGCGTTGGCGACAGTGTTGAATAGATCCACCATGTACTGGGGCGGCTGCTTGAAGTGAGTTGGAGGGGCTGGCGGGTCTTCCATGCCAAAGACTTCCAGGAGTTTTTTCAGCGCCTCAGCCCGCCGGATGGCCACGCTGGCTGGGCTCGGGCTCGCCGTGtgggccagggccagcagcagcacagtccGCAGCATGGCTCTGTGCTCGCTGTGCCTGCACAACTCCCCCGGCCTCCCCGGCGCTGCATTTATAACTCACTGGAAAGCTGGACTGGAGTGAAATATGCACAGGAGCAATCAGGAGAGTAAAGAGAGCTAATTGCCATGCTAACAAGGTGAGAAGCCCGGCTCCCGGGCCCCCTGCATCAATTAGCCCCAGTACACAAGCGGGAGGCAGGACGGCTCACCAggcactcccagggctgccaggcaaACGGGGCTCTGGGGCCACCAGCCCCTCGCCAGGGCCTTGGCTGGGCTGCATTTGCTCTCCGTAGGAGACTAACTGGATTTTAATGATGGCACTAATGGGACAAATCGGAGGACCTTTGTGTGGAGGAATGCAGCCCATCAAGATGAGCATCCCCTGCCCGGGCCGGTCCTGCCCCTC includes these proteins:
- the LOC118697115 gene encoding bone morphogenetic protein 2-like, with translation MLRTVLLLALAHTASPSPASVAIRRAEALKKLLEVFGMEDPPAPPTHFKQPPQYMVDLFNTVANADGVTKNPDILEGNTVRSFLEKTHSEEMRFLFVLSSVAKNEKILTAELHLFRLWPRVTEGPKRHHFCQVNVYQVLEKDKPDTPGGKKLLAARLVSLQTSGWEVFAITPAVRDWTEDESSNQGLLVTVQSLGGGPLDPPPLQFASGRGHHESKKPMLVLFTDDGRRGASLPTAGFPDLTPQAPDLPAKMPVPQLGRSRSTRSLGRLQPCQRHPLSVDFEEIGWSGWIISPRGYNAFHCKGSCPFPLGENMRPTNHATVQSIINALKLSEGVSSPCCVPDKLFSINLLYFDDDENVVLKQYDDMVAGSCGCH